In Erigeron canadensis isolate Cc75 chromosome 1, C_canadensis_v1, whole genome shotgun sequence, a single window of DNA contains:
- the LOC122595524 gene encoding B3 domain-containing protein At2g36080-like, protein METQTNPMFYSSSNEQQLHHHFINNNASNKEHMFEKPLTPSDVGKLNRLVIPKQHAEKYFPLGRDSTDAAEQQKGVLLSFEDESGKQWKFRYSYWNSSQSYVLTKGWSKYVKEKQLDAGDVVLFERHMLDCHRMFIAYRRRSETPVAVAHHQPVANNLQVSEWGNNRVYYPEHHLSNVSLHAGEVYENVDSYQRGTRRLRLFGVNLECPYNDSEPSTSDGSSHGGGQPDHQYNLTSNNVQPHMMRYHQHEG, encoded by the exons ATGGAAACACAAACCAACCCTATGTTCTACTCATCATCCAATGAACAACAATtacatcatcattttataaacAATAACGCATCCAACAAGGAACACATGTTTGAAAAACCCTTAACCCCCAGCGACGTGGGGAAACTAAATCGACTCGTAATTCCCAAACAACACGCCGAAAAATACTTCCCGCTCGGCCGCGACAGTACTGACGCGGCCGAGCAGCAGAAAGGCGTGTTGTTGAGTTTCGAGGACGAGTCTGGAAAACAATGGAAGTTCCGGTACTCGTATTGGAATAGTAGTCAAAGTTATGTGTTAACTAAAGGTTGGAGCAAGTATGTCAAGGAGAAACAATTGGATGCCGGTGACGTTGTTTTGTTTGAAAGACATATGTTAGATTGCCACCGGATGTTTATAGCTTATAGACGGAGGTCTGAGACCCCCGTCGCGGTGGCTCATCATCAGCCGGTTGCTAATAATCTACAAGTTAGTGAGTGGGGTAATAACAGGGTGTATTATCCTGAGCACCATCTTTCAAATGTATCTCTTC ATGCAGGAGAGGTATATGAAAATGTGGATAGTTACCAAAGAGGAACTAGACGGTTGAGGCTGTTCGGGGTGAATTTAGAGTGTCCTTATAATGACTCCGAGCCATCGACATCAGATGGCTCGAGCCATGGTGGTGGTCAACCAGACCACCAATACAACTTAACTTCCAACAATGTCCAACCTCATATG ATGAGATACCACCAACATGAAGGATAA
- the LOC122602607 gene encoding uncharacterized protein LOC122602607, whose protein sequence is MTISQPHALPTVSSARSVTLTKYLNTWISCKHSRTCYFHKKVGAVGYLLFNTACSRKRSQINLCLLGDGTLGLRSRSVDPQLSCLNRYKSRRTRQFMLFASADDGVTVNGNPQASTSGDDEEMRVKIDDTMQNEEYNSALIQSLHDAARVYELAIREQSSASKLSWFSTAWLGIDQTAWVKALSYQASVYSLLLAACEISSRGDRRDRDINVFVQRSLSRHSASLESVIRDALSDKQPELYDWFWSEQVPSVVSSFVNYFEKDQRFAAATGVIRKGMSLSSGDASDRSLLLFALSCVAAITKLGPTKVACTQFYSVLPEITGRLMDMLVEFVPIRKAYSSIKEIGLRREFLVHFGPRAAACRVRDDQGPEEVLFWVSLVQKQLQRAIDRERIWSRLTTCESIEVLDKDLAIFGFFIALGRRTQLYLSANNFEEVPKPIQSLIRYLIGGSVLYYPQLASISSYQLYVEVVCEELDWLPFYPGDIDTKKGSHGHKSKQGPPNEEAIPVVLDVCSHWIQSFIKYSKWLENPSNVKAARFLSRGHNILQESMEELGIPKRQVIESSTTSALEIVRSGGYAPLKKELDSFDKALESVDEALIRLEELLQELHVSNSNSGKEHLKAACSDLEKMRKLKKEAEFLEASFRAKAASLRQGTDDGRSESSAKNKRKSDRGNIDMDVSSSKPDGLWNFLLPRPTPSADLQSETVYRNDDTSVLESNEIQRFELLRNELIELERRVERSAKRSENEEEDIKMTGDPGIYSKDAKGIQLVKTEEKDNIIERSISKFKGTTTDVLQGTQLLAIDVAAATGLLRRVVIGDELTDKEKQALRRTLTDLASVVPIGILMLLPVTAVGHAAMLAAIQRYVPSLIPSTYGPERLDLLRQLEKVKEMETTESTLTESAD, encoded by the exons ATGACCATATCTCAACCTCACGCTCTCCCTACCGTTTCTTCCGCTCGTTCCGTAACCCTAACCAA ATATTTGAATACATGGATTTCGTGTAAACATTCCAGAACATGTTATTTTCACAAGAAGGTAGGTGCTGTGGGTTACCTATTGTTTAATACGGCGTGTTCACGGAAGAGAAGTCAGATAAATCTTTGTTTGTTAGGCGATGGAACTCTTGGTCTTAGATCCAGATCCGTAGATCCTCAATTATCCTGTTTGAATCGTTACAAATCAAGAAGAACAAGACAGTTTATGTTGTTTGCTTCTGCTGATGATGGTGTAACAGTTAATGGGAATCCTCAAGCAAGTACTAGTGGTGATGATGAAGAAATGAGGGTCAAGATTGACGATACAATGCAAAATGAAGAATATAACAGTGCGCTTATCCAATCGTTGCATGATGCTGCAAGGGTATATGAGCTTGCCATTAGAGAGCAGAGTTCCGCATCCAAGTTATCATGGTTCTCAACCGCCTGGCTTGGTATAGATCAAACTGCTTGGGTGAAGGCCCTATCTTATCAG GCCTCAGTGTATTCGTTACTTTTAGCAGCTTGTGAGATTTCATCTCGTGGAGACAGAAGAGACCGAGACATCAATGTTTTTGTTCAGAGGAG CCTATCTCGTCATTCTGCTTCCTTAGAAAGTGTAATCCGGGATGCACTATCTGACAAACAGCCTGAACTTTATGATTGGTTTTGGTCTGAGCAAGTTCCATCTGTAGTGTCCAGTTTTGTCAACTATTTTGAGAAGGATCAACGATTTGCAGCTGCTACCGGAGT GATTAGAAAAGGAATGTCCTTGAGCTCAGGGGATGCAAGTGACAGATCTTTGCTCTTGTTTGCGTTGAGTTGTGTTGCTGCCATCACAAAACTAGGTCCTACTAAAGTTGCTTGCACACAGTTTTACTCTGTTCTTCCTGAGATAACTGGTCGACTGATGGACATGCTGGTTGAATTTGTTCCTATCCGCAAAGCTTATAGCTCCATAAAAGAGATTGGTCTACGCAGAGAATTTCTGGTTCACTTTGGACCTCGAGCCGCAGCATGTAGAGTGAGAGATGATCAAGGTCCTGAAGAAGTTTTATTTTGGGTTAGCCTTGTACAAAAGCAGCTACAGCGAGCTATTGATAGAGAGAGAATATGGTCAAGACTGACAACTTGTGAAAGCATTGAG GTCTTGGATAAGGATTTGGCTATTTTTGGATTCTTCATTGCTTTAGGAAGGAGGACACAGTTGTACTTATCTGCAAATAACTTTGAAGAGGTTCCTAAACCCATTCAAAGCTTGATCAG GTATCTTATTGGTGGGAGTGTGCTGTACTATCCTCAGCTTGCATCAATAAGCTCTTATCAACTGTATGTGGAG GTTGTATGCGAAGAGTTGGATTGGCTTCCATTCTATCCAGGTGACATTGACACTAAAAAAGGTTCCCATGGCCATAAAAGTAAACAAGGTCCTCCAAATGAGGAAGCTATCCCCGTTGTTTTAGATGTTTGTTCGCACTGGATTCAGagctttatcaaatatagtaaGTGGCTTGAGAATCCTTCTAACGTCAAGGCTGCAAGATTCCTTTCTAGAGG GCACAACATCTTACAGGAGTCTATGGAAGAATTAGGCATACCCAA GAGGCAAGTGATTGAAAGCAGTACTACAAGTGCGTTGGAGATTGTTCGCTCAGGAGGTTACGCTCCATTGAAAAAAGAATTGGATTCTTTTGACAAG GCATTGGAAAGTGTTGATGAAGCCCTTATAAGGCTTGAAGAGTTACTTCAAGAGTTGCATGTATCTAACTCCAATTCTGGAAAGGAACATTTAAAAGCTGCATGTTCTGACCTTGAGAAGATGAGGAAACTTAAAAAAGAAGCTGAATTTCTGGAGGCATCTTTTAGAGCCAAAGCAGCTTCCCTTCGGCAG GGAACTGATGATGGTCGCTCAGAATCTTCTGCTAAGAACAAAAGGAAATCTGATAGAGGCAATATAGACATGGATGTATCCAGCAG TAAACCTGATGGCTTATGGAATTTTCTGCTACCTCGTCCAACCCCATCTGCCGACCTCCAGTCAGAAACTGTCTACAGAAAT GATGATACAAGTGTACTAGAATCAAATGAGATCCAGCGGTTTGAGTTATTAAGAAACGAGCTTATAGAACTTGAAAGGCGAGTCGAAAGAAGTGCAAAACGCTCTGAGAATGAAGAG GAGGATATTAAAATGACTGGTGATCCTGGCATTTATTCTAAAGATGCTAAAGGGATTCAACTGGTTAAGACTGAGGagaaagacaatatcattgaaAGGTCCATAAGCAAGTTCAAAGGAACTACCACG GATGTGTTGCAGGGTACCCAACTTCTGGCCATAGATGTTGCTGCAGCTACTGGATTACTTAGAAGGGTTGTTATAGGGGATGAACTGACTGACAAAGAGAAACAAGCTCTTCGAAGAACTTTAACCGATCTGGCATCAGTAGTTCCAATTGGCATTCTCATGCTACTACCT GTCACTGCAGTGGGTCATGCAGCGATGTTGGCTGCTATTCAAAGATACGTACCATCACTG ATACCATCCACATATGGACCTGAAAGGCTGGATCTTTTGAGGCAGCTTGAAAAGGTTAAGGAAATGGAGACCACAGAGTCGACCCTCACTGAGTCTGCCGATTGA
- the LOC122595532 gene encoding probable F-box protein At2g36090, which translates to MSSVISTVSPPQTTEISSLHTDIFETHILTRLDGQTLASTSCTSASMLHSMSQRNNNLLWSNVCHTTWPSTSSEPVNGIISTFSDNHYNGFRAFFSQAFPLPSSDPTTTATQPSSSKLAIVSPSELISAVDVYYKNKLIFTKIEETETVSTWFQCSPFRVDLLDPKDTVPTEIPHPKGEDTCMAMMDDMSLSWILIDPVSKHAINLSSHKPVSVQRHWLSGEVQVRFGSILAGGNHKYSSAAAAVVRCGIVVNCGQSEGGEMQVRELCLEIEDMDGKHLNGKDSLVILRKTMGGKRGSGVNRENEARIRNKKFEEMKKERKDRKLRLEGTLDTLSVVFGLSVFAGLFFVFC; encoded by the exons ATGTCATCAGTGATCAGCACCGTATCACCACCACAAACCACCGAGATTTCTTCTTTACACACGGATATATTTGAAACACATATATTGACTCGACTCGATGGACAAACTTTAGCCTCAACTAGTTGCACTAGTGCCAGCATGTTACATTCTATGTCTCAACGCAACAACAATCTTTTGTGGTCTAATGTTTGTCACACCACTTGGCCCTCAACCTCCAGCGAGCCCGTAAATGGCATCATTTCAACGTTTTCCGACAACCACTACAACGGATTTAGGGCGTTTTTCTCTCAAGCATTTCCTCTACCGTCGTCCGACCCCACCACCACTGCCACTCAGCCGTCTTCGTCCAAATTAGCAATTG TGTCCCCGAGTGAATTGATCTCAGCGGTGGATGTGTACTACAAAAACAAACTTATCTTCACGAAAATCGAGGAAACCGAAACAGTTTCTACTTGGTTCCAGTGTTCGCCTTTCAGAGTCGACCTACTAGACCCGAAAGATACGGTCCCGACAGAGATACCGCACCCGAAAGGGGAGGACACGTGTATGGCTATGATGGATGACATGTCACTAAGTTGGATACTAATAGACCCGGTTTCGAAACATGCCATAAATCTCTCATCTCATAAGCCGGTTTCCGTGCAACGACATTGGTTAAGTGGTGAAGTACAAGTGCGTTTTGGGTCGATACTCGCGGGCGGAAACCATAAGTACTCGTCGGCCGCTGCCGCGGTGGTGCGATGCGGGATCGTGGTGAATTGCGGGCAGTCCGAGGGAGGGGAGATGCAAGTCAGGGAGTTGTGTTTGGAAATTGAGGATATGGATGGAAAACATTTAAACGGTAAGGATAGTTTAGTCATTTTACGGAAGACGATGGGGGGTAAAAGAGGAAGTGGGGTGAATAGAGAAAACGAAGCAAGAATTAGGAACAAGAAAtttgaagaaatgaaaaaagaaagaaaagacagAAAGTTGAGATTGGAAGGGACATTAGATACTTTGTCTGTTGTTTTTGGCCTATCAGTTTTTGCTggtttgttttttgtgttttgttaa